A region of Leifsonia xyli DNA encodes the following proteins:
- a CDS encoding GTP-binding protein TypA: protein MSENAVARRDDLRNVAIVAHVDHGKTTLVDAMLKQTNSFDAHAHVEERAMDSNELEREKGITILAKNTAISYNGIHAPNGPITINVIDTPGHADFGGEVERGLSMVDGVVLLVDASEGPLPQTRFVLRKALQAKLPVILAVNKTDRGDARIEEVVSESQDLLLGLASDLSDDVPDLDLDAVLDVPVVYASGRAGAASRNQPANGELPDNDDLEPLFEAILEHIPAPTYDPEAPLQAHVTNLDASPFLGRLALLRIFNGTLKKGQTVAWVRHDGDVHNVRVTELLMTKALDRYPAESAGPGDIVAVAGFADIMIGDTLADPDDIRPLPAIHVDEPAISMTIGTNTSPLVGKVKGHKLTARMVKDRLDRELIGNVSLRVLDIGRPDAWEVQGRGELALAILVEQMRREGYELTVGKPQVVTKKVDGKTHEPYEHLTIDAPEEYLGAITQLLAARKGRMENMSNHGTGWVRMEFIVPSRGLIGFRTEFLTTTRGTGIANAIFHGYDEWAGQIVTRSNGSIVADRAGVVTPFAIIALQERMTFFVNPTEEVYEGMVIGENSRADDMDVNITKEKKLTNMRSSTADTFESMTPSRQLTLEESLEFARDDECVEVTPEAVRIRKVELDATARGRAAARLKRQDAAAV from the coding sequence ATGTCCGAGAACGCCGTCGCCCGCCGCGACGATCTGCGCAATGTCGCGATCGTGGCCCACGTCGACCACGGCAAGACCACGCTGGTCGACGCCATGCTCAAGCAGACGAACTCCTTCGACGCGCACGCGCACGTCGAGGAGCGCGCCATGGACTCCAACGAGCTCGAGCGTGAGAAGGGCATCACGATCCTCGCCAAGAACACGGCGATCTCGTACAACGGCATCCACGCCCCGAACGGCCCGATCACCATCAACGTGATCGACACCCCGGGCCACGCCGACTTCGGCGGCGAGGTCGAGCGCGGCCTCTCTATGGTCGACGGCGTCGTGCTGCTGGTCGACGCTTCCGAGGGCCCGCTGCCGCAGACCCGCTTCGTGCTGCGCAAGGCGCTGCAGGCCAAGCTGCCGGTCATCCTCGCGGTCAACAAGACCGACCGCGGCGACGCCCGCATCGAGGAGGTCGTGAGCGAGAGCCAGGACCTGCTCCTCGGTCTCGCCAGCGACCTCTCGGACGACGTGCCCGACCTCGACCTCGACGCCGTGCTCGACGTGCCGGTCGTCTACGCCTCCGGCCGCGCCGGCGCCGCGAGCCGCAACCAGCCCGCCAACGGCGAGCTGCCCGACAACGACGACCTCGAGCCGCTGTTCGAGGCGATCCTCGAGCACATCCCGGCTCCGACCTACGACCCCGAGGCTCCGCTGCAGGCGCACGTCACCAACCTCGACGCGTCGCCGTTCCTCGGCCGCCTCGCGCTGCTCCGCATCTTCAACGGCACGCTCAAGAAAGGCCAGACGGTCGCCTGGGTGCGTCACGACGGCGACGTGCACAACGTCCGCGTCACCGAGCTCCTCATGACCAAGGCGCTGGACCGCTACCCGGCCGAGTCCGCGGGCCCCGGCGACATCGTCGCCGTCGCCGGCTTCGCCGACATCATGATCGGCGACACGCTCGCCGACCCCGACGACATCCGTCCGCTTCCCGCGATCCACGTCGACGAGCCCGCGATCTCGATGACCATCGGCACCAACACCTCGCCGCTCGTCGGCAAGGTCAAGGGCCACAAGCTCACCGCACGCATGGTCAAGGACCGCCTCGACCGCGAGCTCATCGGAAACGTCTCGCTCCGCGTGCTCGACATCGGCCGCCCCGACGCCTGGGAGGTGCAGGGCCGCGGCGAGCTGGCGCTGGCCATCCTGGTCGAGCAGATGCGCCGTGAGGGCTACGAGCTCACCGTCGGCAAACCGCAGGTGGTCACCAAGAAGGTCGACGGCAAGACCCACGAGCCCTACGAGCACCTGACGATCGACGCGCCCGAGGAGTACCTCGGCGCCATCACCCAGCTGCTGGCCGCCCGCAAGGGCCGCATGGAGAACATGTCGAACCACGGCACCGGCTGGGTCCGCATGGAGTTCATCGTGCCGTCGCGCGGCCTGATCGGCTTCCGCACGGAGTTCCTGACCACCACCCGCGGCACGGGCATCGCCAACGCGATCTTCCACGGCTACGACGAGTGGGCGGGTCAGATCGTCACCCGCAGCAACGGCTCCATCGTGGCCGACCGCGCCGGTGTGGTGACGCCGTTCGCCATCATCGCGCTGCAGGAGCGCATGACCTTCTTCGTGAACCCCACCGAGGAGGTCTACGAGGGCATGGTCATCGGCGAGAACTCGCGCGCCGACGACATGGACGTGAACATCACCAAGGAGAAGAAGCTCACCAACATGCGCTCCTCCACGGCCGACACGTTCGAGTCGATGACCCCGAGCCGTCAGCTCACGCTGGAGGAGTCGCTGGAGTTCGCCCGCGACGACGAGTGCGTCGAGGTGACCCCGGAGGCCGTCCGCATCCGCAAGGTCGAGCTGGACGCGACCGCTCGCGGCCGCGCCGCCGCTCGCCTGAAGCGTCAGGACGCCGCTGCCGTCTGA
- a CDS encoding ABC transporter permease: protein MAETTRIADELEAPSAPPVSQGKLVWKRFLSNKVAVASAILFILILIFSISAIGLGPIPGWWKYNYTELNDQVQQGAPTWEHPFGQDRIGKDYFALTMRGIQNSILVMVVLGLIASVVGVVVGAVAGYFRGVTDAILMRITDVFIVIPALVIGSVVGHAFGGLGAFFLALMLGFFSWMGIARLVRGEFLSLREREFVEAARVAGASDTRIIFKHILPNAIGVVIVASTLIMASAILLETALSYLGYGIRPPDVSLGLLISSNQSAFQTRPWLFWWPGAFIVTLALLVNFVGDGLRDAFDPRHRRFNLRKMREQEPEEGEGDDRTPKTGAALAEDVL from the coding sequence ATGGCCGAAACCACCCGTATCGCCGACGAGCTCGAGGCGCCGAGCGCCCCGCCCGTCAGCCAGGGCAAGCTCGTCTGGAAGCGGTTCCTCTCCAACAAGGTCGCCGTCGCCAGCGCGATCCTGTTCATCCTGATCCTGATCTTCTCGATCTCCGCGATCGGCCTCGGGCCGATCCCGGGCTGGTGGAAGTACAACTACACCGAGCTGAACGACCAGGTGCAGCAGGGAGCACCGACCTGGGAGCACCCCTTCGGTCAGGACCGCATCGGCAAGGACTACTTCGCACTGACGATGCGCGGCATTCAGAACTCCATCCTCGTGATGGTCGTCCTGGGCCTCATCGCGAGCGTCGTGGGCGTCGTCGTCGGCGCCGTCGCGGGCTACTTCCGCGGCGTGACCGACGCGATCCTGATGCGCATCACCGACGTGTTCATCGTCATCCCGGCGCTGGTCATCGGCTCGGTCGTCGGACACGCGTTCGGCGGGCTCGGCGCGTTCTTCCTGGCGCTGATGCTCGGCTTCTTCTCGTGGATGGGCATCGCCCGTCTGGTCCGCGGCGAGTTCCTCTCGCTGCGCGAGCGGGAGTTCGTGGAGGCCGCCCGGGTCGCCGGCGCCTCGGACACGCGCATCATCTTCAAGCACATCCTGCCGAACGCGATCGGCGTGGTCATCGTGGCCTCCACGCTGATCATGGCCTCCGCCATCCTGCTCGAGACCGCGTTGTCCTACCTCGGCTACGGCATCCGTCCGCCGGACGTCTCGCTCGGCCTCCTGATCAGCTCGAACCAGTCGGCGTTCCAGACCCGTCCGTGGCTGTTCTGGTGGCCCGGCGCGTTCATCGTGACGCTCGCGCTGCTGGTCAACTTCGTCGGCGACGGTCTGCGCGATGCGTTCGACCCGCGCCACCGCCGGTTCAACCTCCGCAAGATGCGCGAGCAGGAGCCGGAGGAGGGCGAGGGCGACGACCGCACCCCGAAGACCGGAGCGGCTCTCGCGGAGGACGTGCTGTGA
- a CDS encoding ABC transporter permease: protein MASFILRRLLVSVLIIIAASFLMYMLVAYSADPLQDLRSSNSPNKTQLINARIQLLQLDVVPPLRWLLWLGGAAKCLIPFANACDLGSTVSNAKVTDILPQALGSTVQLVTAALILAILLGVTIGIVTALRQYSGLDNVVTFLSFFLYSLPAFLVAVLLKEFVAIGFNNFLAHPVIPWWVAVIIGVVAGLIWQSLIGGDRRRRLLTFLISGVATAGVLLLMSAMNWFLMPGLGPVVMIILIAATVIGTTALISGLQNRRALISAAIAGAISLVCYFVLQPLFNVSTVATIVILAVIAIVVSLAIGYFVGGYDRGQNMRIAVIVTIVSGFLIIVDRFMQAWPQYFQDTNGRPIATVGSSTPGLEGDMWVTGLDTFTHLVLPTIALLLISFASYTRYSRAGMLEVLNQDFIRTARAKGLPERTVVVRHAFRNMLIPITTLVAFDVGALLGGAVITERVFAIPGMGSLFNLGLSRGDLNPVMAYFLVIAAMAILFNFLADLAYAALDPRVRVR, encoded by the coding sequence ATGGCGAGTTTCATCCTGAGACGCCTCCTGGTCTCAGTGCTCATCATCATCGCCGCTTCGTTCCTGATGTACATGCTGGTGGCCTACAGCGCCGACCCGCTCCAGGATCTGCGAAGCAGCAATTCCCCCAACAAGACGCAGCTGATTAACGCGCGCATCCAGCTCCTGCAGCTGGACGTCGTGCCGCCGCTGCGCTGGCTGCTCTGGCTGGGCGGTGCGGCCAAGTGCCTCATCCCGTTCGCCAACGCCTGCGACCTGGGGTCCACCGTCTCCAACGCTAAGGTGACCGACATCCTGCCCCAGGCCCTCGGGTCCACGGTGCAGCTGGTCACCGCCGCTCTGATCCTGGCGATCCTGCTGGGTGTCACGATCGGCATCGTCACGGCCCTCCGGCAGTACAGCGGACTCGACAACGTCGTCACGTTCCTCAGCTTCTTCCTGTACTCCCTCCCGGCCTTCCTCGTCGCGGTGCTCCTCAAGGAGTTCGTCGCGATCGGCTTCAACAACTTCCTCGCGCACCCGGTCATACCGTGGTGGGTGGCGGTGATCATCGGCGTCGTCGCCGGTCTGATCTGGCAATCGCTGATCGGCGGTGACCGGCGTCGCAGGCTCCTCACCTTCCTGATCTCCGGTGTCGCCACCGCGGGCGTGCTGCTGCTGATGTCGGCGATGAACTGGTTCCTCATGCCGGGCCTCGGCCCGGTCGTGATGATCATCCTCATCGCGGCGACGGTCATCGGCACGACGGCGCTGATCTCGGGCCTCCAGAACCGGCGGGCCCTGATCTCGGCGGCCATCGCGGGCGCGATCAGCCTGGTCTGCTACTTCGTGCTGCAGCCGCTGTTCAACGTCTCGACGGTCGCCACGATCGTGATCCTCGCGGTCATCGCCATCGTCGTCAGCCTCGCCATCGGGTACTTCGTCGGCGGTTACGACCGCGGCCAGAACATGCGCATCGCGGTCATCGTGACGATCGTGTCGGGCTTCCTGATCATCGTCGATCGCTTCATGCAGGCCTGGCCGCAGTACTTCCAGGACACGAACGGCCGCCCGATCGCGACCGTCGGCTCGTCGACGCCGGGCCTCGAGGGCGACATGTGGGTCACCGGGCTCGACACGTTCACCCACCTGGTGCTGCCGACCATCGCGCTGCTCCTCATCTCGTTCGCCTCCTACACCCGCTACTCGCGGGCCGGGATGCTCGAGGTGCTCAACCAGGACTTCATCCGCACCGCGCGGGCGAAGGGCCTGCCCGAGCGGACCGTCGTGGTGCGCCACGCGTTCCGCAACATGCTCATCCCGATCACCACCCTCGTCGCGTTCGACGTGGGCGCGCTGCTCGGTGGTGCGGTCATCACCGAGCGCGTGTTCGCCATCCCCGGCATGGGCTCGCTGTTCAACCTCGGCCTCAGCCGTGGTGACCTGAACCCCGTCATGGCGTACTTCCTGGTGATCGCGGCGATGGCGATCCTGTTCAACTTCCTGGCAGACCTCGCGTACGCCGCACTCGACCCGAGAGTGAGGGTCCGATAA
- a CDS encoding ABC transporter substrate-binding protein, with protein MHINGRRVRYAVSAVAVAGVAALALSACTTSGSTSTSSAAKGGTVTVAVVNDFTSFNSQTPQGNLDTNGQVGYLNGSYGTGFQYIDNNYKIVHDDKFGTFEKTSDDPLTVKYTLNKDDKWSDGEPVTADDMILAWAIASGHYDSAKFDSEGNVTSGTQYFQIAGSTAGVDATDFPEVSNDNRTITLKYSTPYVDWELVNPIAQPAHIVAKKAGLSSAADLTKLLKGLPKGDPANPAPADPTLKKAADFVNTGYDVTAFPTDKDLLVSSGPFVVSSWTPGQSLTMTPNKYYAGGLKPNVDKIVFRIIPDANAQVTALQNGEVDIINPQASADTITALKQTSAKILTGAQASYDHLDLNFKSPVLSDAKVREAFLKTIPRQQILDSIVTPVDSKAKVLNSQIFLPNQEQYEGSVKQNGSDKYDKVDIEGAKALLAGATPSIRILYNTNNPNRVDEFQSIQASAAKAGIKVVDAGSPDWSKLLPGGDYDASLFGWISPGAGTTQLPQVFASQGGGNYNGYTGTNDLALKSQTTLDKDALTKIEYQIDKQTFTDAYGLPLFQLPGVFAATNRVEGVKYNGGQSGPFWNFWEWSVKSSSSK; from the coding sequence TTGCACATCAACGGAAGAAGGGTGAGGTACGCGGTCAGCGCGGTCGCCGTCGCAGGCGTCGCAGCACTGGCTCTGTCGGCCTGCACCACGTCCGGCAGCACCAGCACCTCGTCCGCTGCCAAGGGCGGCACCGTGACGGTTGCGGTCGTCAACGACTTCACCTCGTTCAACTCGCAGACCCCGCAGGGCAACCTGGACACCAACGGCCAGGTCGGCTACCTGAACGGGTCGTACGGAACCGGGTTCCAGTACATCGACAACAACTACAAGATCGTCCACGACGACAAGTTCGGCACGTTCGAGAAGACCTCGGACGACCCGCTGACGGTCAAGTACACGCTGAACAAGGACGACAAGTGGTCCGACGGCGAGCCCGTCACCGCCGACGACATGATCCTCGCGTGGGCCATCGCCTCCGGTCACTACGACTCGGCGAAGTTCGACTCCGAGGGCAACGTCACCAGCGGCACGCAGTACTTCCAGATCGCGGGTTCGACCGCGGGTGTCGACGCCACGGACTTCCCCGAGGTCAGTAACGACAACCGCACGATCACGCTCAAGTACTCCACCCCCTACGTGGACTGGGAGCTCGTCAACCCGATCGCGCAGCCCGCGCACATCGTCGCCAAGAAGGCGGGCCTCTCGTCGGCCGCCGACCTGACGAAGCTGCTCAAGGGCCTGCCGAAGGGCGACCCGGCGAACCCGGCCCCGGCCGACCCGACGCTCAAGAAGGCGGCGGACTTCGTCAACACCGGTTACGACGTCACCGCGTTCCCGACCGACAAGGACCTGCTGGTCTCCTCCGGCCCGTTCGTCGTCTCGTCGTGGACCCCGGGTCAGTCGCTGACCATGACGCCGAACAAGTACTACGCGGGCGGCCTCAAGCCGAACGTCGACAAGATCGTGTTCCGCATCATCCCGGACGCGAACGCCCAGGTCACCGCTCTCCAGAACGGTGAGGTCGACATCATCAACCCGCAGGCGTCCGCCGACACGATCACCGCGCTCAAGCAGACCAGCGCGAAGATCCTCACCGGTGCCCAGGCCTCGTACGACCACCTCGACCTGAACTTCAAGTCGCCGGTGCTCTCCGACGCCAAGGTCCGCGAGGCGTTCCTCAAGACCATCCCGCGTCAGCAGATCCTCGACTCGATCGTCACCCCGGTCGACTCGAAGGCCAAGGTCCTGAACTCGCAGATCTTCCTGCCGAACCAGGAGCAGTACGAGGGCAGCGTCAAGCAGAACGGCTCCGACAAGTACGACAAGGTCGACATCGAAGGCGCCAAGGCGCTCCTCGCCGGTGCCACCCCGTCGATCCGCATCCTGTACAACACCAACAACCCGAACCGTGTCGACGAGTTCCAGTCGATCCAGGCCTCGGCCGCCAAGGCCGGCATCAAGGTCGTGGACGCCGGCTCGCCCGACTGGAGCAAGCTGCTCCCGGGTGGCGACTACGACGCCTCGCTCTTCGGCTGGATCAGCCCGGGTGCAGGCACCACGCAGCTGCCGCAGGTGTTCGCCTCGCAGGGTGGCGGTAACTACAACGGTTACACCGGCACCAACGACCTGGCCCTCAAGTCGCAGACCACCCTCGACAAGGATGCTCTGACGAAGATCGAGTACCAGATCGACAAGCAGACCTTCACCGACGCGTACGGTCTGCCGCTCTTCCAGCTCCCGGGTGTCTTCGCGGCCACCAACCGGGTCGAGGGCGTCAAGTACAACGGCGGGCAGTCCGGCCCGTTCTGGAACTTCTGGGAGTGGTCGGTCAAGTCGTCCTCCTCGAAGTAA
- a CDS encoding CAAX protease, protein MSQTPTFTGEVPVARPERTRLWWEIAIVLGLSLGQSAIYSIVTIIDRSTQSTPLSQQTAQVNPSQSNREVFDFLYQVLGNLFPLFAVALVIYLLWQPQRSGFRRIGFDLTRPARDLGGGLLLFLVIGIPGILFYALTRLLGITVAVQASTLDAHWWTVPVLILAALRAALQEEVIVVGYLFTRLRQLGWGTWTIIVVSALLRGSYHLYQGFGPFVGNAVMGIVFGWVYTRWGRVMPLVVAHTIIDIVSFVGYPLAVAWWPSIFAAH, encoded by the coding sequence ATGAGCCAGACCCCAACGTTCACCGGAGAGGTGCCCGTCGCCCGGCCGGAGCGCACCCGGCTCTGGTGGGAGATCGCCATCGTCCTCGGGCTCTCGCTCGGACAGTCGGCGATCTACTCGATCGTCACGATCATCGACCGCTCCACGCAGAGCACCCCGCTCTCGCAGCAGACCGCACAGGTGAACCCGAGCCAGTCGAACCGCGAGGTCTTCGACTTCCTCTACCAGGTGCTGGGCAACCTGTTCCCCCTGTTCGCGGTCGCGCTGGTGATCTACCTGCTCTGGCAGCCGCAGCGCAGCGGCTTCCGACGGATCGGCTTCGACCTGACCCGGCCGGCGCGCGATCTGGGCGGCGGGCTGCTGCTGTTCCTGGTGATCGGCATCCCGGGCATCCTGTTCTACGCGCTGACCCGCCTGCTCGGCATCACCGTCGCCGTGCAGGCGTCGACACTGGACGCGCACTGGTGGACGGTCCCCGTCCTCATCCTGGCCGCGTTGCGCGCCGCGCTGCAGGAGGAGGTGATCGTCGTCGGCTACCTCTTCACGCGGCTGCGGCAGCTGGGCTGGGGCACGTGGACGATCATCGTCGTGTCGGCGCTGCTCCGCGGCAGCTACCACCTGTACCAGGGCTTCGGCCCGTTCGTCGGCAACGCCGTGATGGGCATCGTCTTCGGCTGGGTCTACACCCGCTGGGGCCGCGTGATGCCGCTGGTGGTCGCGCACACGATCATCGACATCGTCTCCTTCGTCGGCTATCCCCTCGCCGTCGCCTGGTGGCCGTCGATCTTCGCCGCCCACTAG
- a CDS encoding glycine dehydrogenase (aminomethyl-transferring) (acts in conjunction with GvcH to form H-protein-S-aminomethyldihydrolipoyllysine from glycine) — MTDLFPTRHIGTDGDAQSTMLSAISAAASRDWSSVEDLVHAAVPDSIRVDDDRTSALPEPLGERAALRELRALAARNTVNRSLIGLGYYGTITPAVIKRNVLENPGWYTAYTPYQPEISQGRLEALINFQTMVSDLTGLDTANASMLDEGTAVVEGMLLARRASKAKSTKFVVDADTFPQTLALLRNRAEAVGIELIVLDLASLADDAPELSDAFGLFVQYPGASGRVWDPSAAIATAKAAGAVVVAAADLLALTQLKGPGELGADVAVGTSQRFGVPMGFGGPHAGYMAVRKGLERQLPGRLVGVSQDAVGKPAYRLTLQTREQHIRREKATSNICTAQVLLAVMAAMYAVYHGPAGLRAIGSQVHLSTAALADALRASGVEVVSRSFFDTLQVEVDDAATVVARAHDRGLLLHATDSGLVSLSVDEESAADLRDGAFPLGDLVEVLGGTVDGDLVFSLPADTSFDPALTRESAYLSHPVFNTHHSETAMMRYLRQLQDRDYALDRGMIPLGSCTMKLNAATEMEAVTWPEFAALHPFAPAADVAGSLELIDQLEEWLADVTGYDTVSLQPNAGSQGELAGLLAIRGYHRSRGDDQRTVCLIPQSAHGTNAASAVLAGMSVVVVATDELGNVDLDDLRAKIAEHADTLAALMITYPSTHGVYEHEVVAITQAVHDAGGQVYVDGANLNALLGYARFGDFGGDVSHLNLHKTFCIPHGGGGPGVGPVAAKAHLAPFLPGHPLAQDATHPVAGGGRVEHGGGPVSAAPYGSPSILPISWAYVRMMGAEGLKDATGAAVLAANYVAARLREHFPVLYAGEDGLVAHECILDLRPLTERTGVTVDDVAKRLIDYGFHAPTMSFPVAGTLMVEPTESEDLAELDRFVAAMIAIREEADAVAAGDWPSDDNPLRNAPHTAEAAVSSDWSHPYSREQAVYPVPALVRNKYWPPVRRIDQAYGDRNLFCACPPPEAFA; from the coding sequence ATGACCGACCTCTTCCCGACGCGTCACATCGGAACCGATGGGGATGCGCAGAGCACCATGCTGTCCGCGATCTCGGCGGCGGCCTCCCGCGACTGGTCCTCCGTCGAGGACCTCGTCCACGCGGCCGTCCCGGATTCGATCCGCGTCGACGACGACCGCACCTCCGCACTGCCCGAACCGCTCGGCGAGCGCGCCGCCCTCCGCGAACTGCGGGCGCTGGCCGCACGCAACACGGTCAACCGCAGCCTGATCGGCCTCGGCTACTACGGCACCATCACGCCCGCGGTGATCAAGCGGAACGTGCTCGAGAACCCGGGCTGGTACACCGCCTACACGCCGTACCAGCCCGAGATCTCGCAGGGCCGGCTGGAGGCGCTGATCAACTTCCAGACCATGGTCTCCGACCTGACCGGGCTCGACACCGCGAACGCGTCGATGCTCGACGAGGGCACCGCGGTGGTCGAGGGGATGCTGCTGGCACGTCGCGCGTCCAAGGCGAAGTCGACGAAGTTCGTCGTGGATGCGGACACCTTCCCGCAGACCCTGGCGCTGCTCCGCAACCGCGCGGAGGCGGTCGGCATCGAGCTCATCGTGCTCGACCTGGCCTCCCTCGCCGACGACGCCCCGGAGCTGTCGGACGCGTTCGGCCTGTTCGTCCAGTACCCCGGCGCCTCGGGCCGGGTATGGGACCCGTCCGCCGCCATCGCGACGGCGAAGGCGGCGGGCGCGGTCGTCGTGGCCGCTGCCGACCTGCTCGCGCTGACCCAGCTCAAGGGCCCGGGCGAGCTCGGCGCGGACGTCGCGGTCGGCACCAGCCAGCGCTTCGGCGTGCCGATGGGCTTCGGCGGCCCGCACGCCGGGTACATGGCCGTCCGGAAGGGCCTGGAGCGCCAGCTCCCCGGACGCCTGGTCGGAGTCTCACAGGATGCGGTGGGCAAGCCCGCGTACCGGCTCACGCTGCAGACCCGCGAGCAGCACATCCGCCGCGAGAAGGCGACGTCGAACATCTGCACCGCGCAGGTGCTGCTCGCCGTCATGGCCGCGATGTACGCCGTCTACCACGGCCCCGCGGGCCTTCGCGCGATCGGGAGTCAGGTGCACCTGTCCACCGCGGCGCTCGCGGACGCGTTGCGCGCGTCCGGCGTCGAGGTCGTCTCGCGCTCGTTCTTCGACACGCTCCAGGTCGAGGTGGACGACGCCGCGACCGTCGTCGCCCGCGCCCACGACCGCGGCCTGCTGCTGCACGCCACGGACTCGGGCCTCGTCTCGCTGAGCGTCGACGAGGAGTCGGCGGCCGACCTGCGCGACGGCGCGTTCCCGCTCGGCGACCTCGTCGAGGTGCTCGGCGGCACGGTGGACGGCGACCTCGTCTTCTCGCTGCCGGCCGACACGTCCTTCGACCCGGCCCTGACCCGCGAGTCGGCGTACCTGTCGCACCCGGTGTTCAACACGCACCACTCCGAGACCGCGATGATGCGCTACCTGCGGCAGCTGCAGGACCGCGACTACGCGCTCGACCGCGGCATGATCCCGCTCGGCTCCTGCACGATGAAGCTCAACGCGGCGACCGAGATGGAGGCGGTGACCTGGCCGGAGTTCGCGGCCCTGCATCCCTTCGCCCCGGCCGCCGACGTCGCCGGCTCGCTCGAGCTGATCGACCAGCTCGAGGAGTGGCTCGCCGACGTCACCGGCTACGACACCGTGTCGCTGCAGCCGAACGCGGGCAGCCAGGGCGAGCTCGCCGGACTCCTCGCGATCCGCGGCTACCACCGCTCGCGCGGCGACGACCAGCGGACGGTGTGCCTCATCCCGCAGTCCGCGCACGGCACCAACGCGGCGTCGGCGGTGCTCGCCGGTATGAGCGTCGTCGTCGTGGCGACCGACGAGCTCGGCAACGTCGACCTCGACGACCTGCGGGCCAAGATCGCGGAGCACGCCGACACGCTCGCCGCCCTGATGATCACCTACCCGTCGACGCACGGCGTCTACGAGCACGAGGTGGTCGCGATCACGCAGGCCGTCCACGACGCGGGCGGCCAGGTGTACGTCGACGGCGCCAACCTCAACGCGCTGCTCGGCTACGCCCGGTTCGGCGACTTCGGCGGCGATGTCAGCCACCTCAACCTGCACAAGACCTTCTGCATCCCGCACGGCGGCGGCGGCCCCGGCGTCGGACCGGTCGCGGCCAAGGCGCACCTCGCGCCGTTCCTGCCGGGCCACCCGCTGGCCCAGGATGCGACGCACCCGGTCGCGGGCGGCGGACGCGTCGAGCACGGCGGCGGACCGGTCTCGGCCGCGCCGTACGGCAGCCCGAGCATCCTGCCGATCAGCTGGGCGTACGTCCGGATGATGGGCGCCGAGGGCCTGAAGGACGCGACCGGCGCGGCCGTCCTCGCCGCGAACTACGTCGCCGCGCGCCTGCGCGAGCACTTCCCGGTGCTCTACGCGGGGGAGGACGGTCTGGTCGCGCACGAGTGCATCCTCGACCTGCGTCCGCTCACCGAGCGCACCGGCGTGACCGTGGACGACGTGGCCAAGCGCCTCATCGACTACGGCTTCCACGCGCCGACCATGTCGTTCCCGGTCGCCGGCACCCTGATGGTGGAGCCGACCGAGAGCGAGGACCTGGCGGAGCTCGACCGCTTCGTGGCCGCGATGATCGCCATCCGCGAGGAGGCCGACGCCGTGGCCGCAGGGGACTGGCCGTCCGACGACAACCCGCTGCGCAACGCGCCGCACACGGCGGAGGCGGCCGTCTCGTCCGACTGGAGCCACCCCTACTCCCGCGAGCAGGCCGTGTACCCCGTTCCCGCGCTCGTCCGGAACAAGTACTGGCCCCCGGTGCGCCGCATCGACCAGGCCTACGGCGACCGCAACCTCTTCTGCGCCTGCCCGCCCCCGGAGGCCTTCGCCTGA
- a CDS encoding glycine cleavage system protein H: MAAERDLKYTPEHEWLLVEGDVATVGITSYAAEKLGDVVFVELPDEGSDVTAGRVVGEIESTKSVGELFAPVDGIVAEANSAVVDAPELVNSDPFGEGWLVKVRFTELPDNLLSYDEYAALTGE; encoded by the coding sequence ATGGCCGCAGAACGAGACCTGAAGTACACGCCTGAGCACGAGTGGCTCCTGGTCGAGGGCGATGTCGCGACCGTCGGCATCACCTCGTACGCGGCCGAGAAGCTCGGCGACGTGGTCTTCGTGGAGCTGCCCGACGAGGGCAGCGACGTCACGGCCGGCCGCGTGGTGGGCGAGATCGAGTCCACGAAGTCCGTCGGCGAGCTGTTCGCGCCCGTGGACGGCATCGTCGCCGAGGCGAACTCCGCCGTCGTCGACGCACCCGAGCTCGTCAACTCCGACCCGTTCGGCGAGGGCTGGCTGGTGAAGGTCCGCTTCACCGAGCTGCCCGACAACCTCCTCAGCTACGACGAGTACGCCGCCCTCACCGGCGAGTAA